A part of Desulfomicrobium baculatum DSM 4028 genomic DNA contains:
- a CDS encoding (Fe-S)-binding protein, whose translation MLNGKIIELGRGKSSFLETVRDILPEGGNLNMCLTCGACSSGCPASGLENMDPRKFLRMAALGMDEEILGTPWVWMCTMCQRCIYACPMKIDIPRLVYEVRAAWPRETRPKGIMGSCDMALKNESGSAMGTAPDDFAFVVDDILMECREAQPEFADMEAPIDKEGAEFFLNQNSREPVTEPDELLPLWKILHLVGADWTYGSKGWAGENYCMFLADNQSWERLTRQSADKASELGCKVFLNTEUGHVTYSVRAGLEKFGIEHRFEVKNIYEYYAKWIREGKLKVNSDWNKDLKITFTVQDPCQIVRKSYGDAIAEDLRFVVKSIVGEENFIDMQPNRSNNYCCGGGGGFLQSGFKDQRLAYGQTKDSQIKATKADYCIAACHNCHAQIHELSEHYEGHYGVVHLWTLICLSLGILGPNERTYLGDDLKEVGVFHPEIAV comes from the coding sequence ATGTTGAACGGAAAGATAATCGAGCTTGGTCGCGGAAAAAGTTCCTTTCTGGAAACAGTCAGGGACATTCTGCCCGAGGGAGGGAACCTGAACATGTGTCTGACCTGCGGGGCATGTTCATCCGGATGCCCGGCTTCCGGCCTGGAAAACATGGACCCCCGCAAGTTTCTGCGCATGGCGGCGCTGGGCATGGACGAAGAAATCCTGGGCACGCCGTGGGTGTGGATGTGCACCATGTGTCAACGCTGCATCTACGCCTGCCCCATGAAGATCGACATTCCCCGCCTGGTCTACGAGGTTCGGGCGGCCTGGCCCCGGGAGACCCGCCCCAAGGGCATCATGGGCTCCTGCGACATGGCCCTCAAGAACGAGAGCGGCAGCGCCATGGGCACCGCGCCGGATGACTTCGCCTTCGTGGTCGACGACATCCTGATGGAGTGCCGTGAGGCGCAGCCCGAATTCGCGGACATGGAAGCGCCCATCGACAAGGAGGGCGCGGAATTCTTCCTGAACCAGAACTCGCGCGAGCCTGTGACCGAGCCCGACGAACTGCTGCCCCTGTGGAAGATCCTGCATCTGGTCGGAGCGGACTGGACGTATGGTTCAAAGGGCTGGGCCGGGGAGAACTACTGCATGTTTCTGGCGGACAACCAGAGCTGGGAGCGCCTGACGCGCCAATCGGCGGACAAGGCCAGCGAGCTGGGGTGCAAGGTCTTTCTCAACACGGAGTGAGGCCACGTCACGTACTCAGTCCGGGCCGGACTGGAAAAATTCGGTATAGAGCATCGTTTCGAAGTCAAAAACATCTACGAATATTACGCGAAATGGATCAGGGAGGGAAAACTCAAAGTCAACTCCGACTGGAACAAGGACCTGAAGATAACGTTCACCGTGCAGGACCCGTGTCAGATCGTGCGGAAAAGCTACGGGGACGCCATCGCCGAAGACCTGCGCTTTGTCGTGAAATCAATCGTCGGCGAGGAGAACTTCATCGACATGCAGCCCAACCGCTCCAATAACTATTGCTGCGGCGGCGGCGGCGGATTCCTGCAGTCGGGCTTCAAGGATCAGCGCCTAGCCTACGGTCAGACCAAGGACTCGCAGATAAAGGCGACCAAAGCCGATTATTGCATCGCCGCCTGCCACAACTGCCATGCCCAGATCCATGAACTGAGCGAACATTACGAAGGCCATTACGGCGTGGTGCACCTGTGGACCCTGATCTGCCTCTCTCTTGGCATCCTCGGACCCAACGAACGGACGTATCTGGGTGACGATCTGAAGGAGGTGGGCGTGTTTCACCCGGAGATCGCGGTCTAA
- a CDS encoding universal stress protein produces MFKDIIVGVTPSGVDACAVESAVGFAKKFESNLYLVHVAGMEQGWGSIETLEASGETARLEARIREMYASLLADLPNAKVQVVAGIPHNELLRLARKKDTDLVVMGPHTKEYEEKRAQMWGMAGSTLERVSQKARCPVMIVHRAVECKDPAFSNILVATDFSEQSECAVSYGGQMVRQYKARLTLMNVSETSTDSPQGRAEIEARLNAEYGDRLQGIDNCVYAGRFGRPAMEILNMATQIGADLIIMAHHSNADDPEEAFLGSTVVQVSVNAPCPTMSVNRHFDLRCGLMYDQTGQVVEVAATA; encoded by the coding sequence ATGTTCAAGGACATCATCGTAGGCGTGACGCCCAGCGGCGTGGATGCATGCGCGGTCGAATCCGCGGTGGGTTTTGCCAAGAAGTTTGAATCCAACCTGTATCTGGTCCACGTGGCCGGCATGGAGCAGGGCTGGGGTTCCATCGAGACCCTGGAGGCCTCGGGCGAGACGGCCCGGCTGGAGGCGCGCATTCGGGAGATGTACGCATCCCTGCTGGCCGATTTGCCTAATGCCAAGGTGCAGGTCGTGGCCGGAATTCCGCATAATGAGCTTTTGCGCCTGGCGCGCAAGAAGGACACGGATCTGGTGGTCATGGGGCCGCACACCAAGGAATATGAGGAGAAGCGGGCCCAGATGTGGGGCATGGCCGGCAGCACATTGGAGCGGGTCAGCCAGAAGGCGCGCTGCCCGGTCATGATCGTGCACCGCGCCGTGGAGTGCAAGGATCCGGCCTTCTCCAACATCCTCGTGGCCACGGACTTTTCCGAGCAGTCCGAATGCGCGGTCAGCTACGGCGGTCAGATGGTGCGGCAGTACAAGGCCAGGCTCACGCTCATGAACGTCAGCGAAACCTCCACGGATTCACCTCAGGGCCGCGCCGAGATCGAAGCCAGGCTCAACGCCGAATACGGCGACCGGCTGCAGGGCATCGACAACTGCGTCTACGCGGGGCGCTTCGGCAGGCCGGCCATGGAGATCCTGAACATGGCCACCCAGATCGGCGCGGATCTGATCATCATGGCCCACCACTCCAACGCCGACGACCCGGAAGAGGCCTTCCTCGGTTCCACGGTGGTGCAGGTTTCGGTCAACGCGCCCTGTCCGACCATGAGCGTCAACCGCCATTTCGACCTGCGCTGCGGGCTGATGTACGATCAGACCGGCCAGGTGGTTGAAGTCGCGGCCACGGCATAG
- a CDS encoding CoB--CoM heterodisulfide reductase iron-sulfur subunit B family protein → MKYAYYPGCSLQESAREFDVSVRAVMAALGVELVDIPDWTCCGASAAEPVSALMNYALPARNLALAERDLAGLDVLAPCSACYLNLLKVNREVVGHKELHARVNEALGAVDLNYRGTVGVRHILDVLVNDIGLDAVKEKVAVDMGGMRVAPYYGCQILRPYEVFDDPRKPMTMDNVLSALGAKPQPWDVGNKCCGASLMVTHPEVAMHSVAAILEAAEGVDAVATVCPLCQMNLEAYQHDAAAGGHYVPILYLTQLMGLAFGLEEPSVRLNTNMSMDGSMRAGIRSRAWRHEPPGEGDETLAREI, encoded by the coding sequence ATGAAATACGCCTATTATCCAGGCTGCTCGCTACAGGAAAGCGCCCGGGAGTTCGACGTGTCCGTGCGGGCCGTCATGGCCGCCCTCGGGGTGGAACTCGTCGATATACCGGACTGGACCTGCTGCGGGGCCAGCGCGGCCGAACCGGTCAGCGCGCTCATGAATTACGCTCTTCCAGCCCGCAATCTTGCCCTGGCCGAAAGGGATCTGGCCGGGCTCGACGTGCTGGCCCCATGCAGCGCCTGCTATCTCAATCTCCTGAAGGTTAACCGCGAGGTCGTCGGCCACAAGGAACTGCACGCCCGGGTCAACGAGGCCCTTGGCGCGGTGGATCTGAATTACCGAGGCACGGTTGGGGTACGGCACATTCTGGACGTTCTGGTCAACGACATCGGGCTTGATGCCGTAAAGGAGAAGGTCGCCGTGGACATGGGCGGGATGCGGGTGGCGCCGTACTACGGCTGCCAGATCCTGCGCCCCTACGAGGTTTTCGATGATCCGCGCAAACCCATGACCATGGACAATGTGCTGAGCGCCCTCGGGGCCAAGCCCCAGCCGTGGGACGTGGGCAACAAGTGCTGCGGCGCCTCGCTCATGGTCACCCATCCGGAGGTGGCCATGCACTCCGTGGCCGCCATTCTGGAGGCCGCCGAAGGCGTTGACGCCGTGGCCACGGTCTGCCCGCTGTGCCAGATGAACCTGGAGGCCTATCAGCATGACGCCGCGGCCGGGGGCCACTACGTGCCGATTTTGTACCTGACCCAGCTCATGGGGCTCGCGTTCGGACTGGAAGAGCCTTCCGTGCGCCTGAACACGAACATGAGCATGGACGGGAGCATGCGCGCCGGGATCAGATCCCGGGCCTGGCGGCATGAACCGCCAGGCGAAGGTGACGAGACGCTTGCCCGCGAAATTTGA
- a CDS encoding 4Fe-4S dicluster domain-containing protein, whose amino-acid sequence MNQTQTKPWSPDSVTREVLAELRGELGACMQCGTCTASCPNGFAMDVTPRQMWRMVQFGMLDTILESKTFWMCSSCYMCTLRCPRGLKLTRAMGALKRLARERGTWKIRKNSAFYDAFMDNVEKYGRVQETSLMPGYFLKSRDPFLPLHYLPLGVRMMKAGKLHAPSSAQKGRLKELFAKVREMEDQS is encoded by the coding sequence ATGAACCAGACGCAAACAAAACCATGGAGCCCGGACTCCGTGACCCGGGAAGTTCTTGCAGAGCTGCGCGGCGAGCTCGGGGCCTGCATGCAGTGCGGGACGTGCACCGCGTCCTGCCCCAACGGCTTCGCCATGGATGTGACGCCCCGGCAGATGTGGCGCATGGTGCAGTTCGGCATGTTGGATACCATTCTTGAAAGCAAGACCTTCTGGATGTGCTCGTCCTGCTACATGTGCACCCTGCGCTGCCCGCGCGGGCTGAAGCTGACGCGGGCCATGGGCGCCCTGAAGCGCCTGGCGCGCGAACGGGGGACCTGGAAGATCCGCAAGAACAGCGCCTTCTACGACGCATTCATGGACAACGTGGAGAAGTACGGGCGCGTGCAGGAGACGAGCCTCATGCCCGGCTACTTCCTGAAAAGCCGCGATCCGTTCCTGCCTTTGCACTACCTGCCTCTGGGGGTGCGCATGATGAAGGCCGGCAAGCTGCACGCGCCAAGCAGCGCCCAGAAGGGACGCCTCAAGGAACTCTTCGCCAAGGTGCGTGAGATGGAGGATCAATCATGA